The Glycine soja cultivar W05 chromosome 3, ASM419377v2, whole genome shotgun sequence genome window below encodes:
- the LOC114405699 gene encoding uncharacterized protein LOC114405699: MSGKYIISAILGSFGVAWVCDYYVSDKKLFGGSTPGTITNNEWAEETDKKLQAWPRTAGPPVVMNPISRQNFIVKSRAE; encoded by the exons ATGTCAGGCAAGTATATCATTTCTGCTATTCTTGGATCATTTGGAGTTGCATGGGTTTGTGATTATTATGTTTCAGACAAAAAGCTATTTGGAG GTTCTACCCCTGGAACTATTACAAACAATGAGTGGGCAGAAGAGACTGACAAAAAATTGCAGGCATGGCCTCGTACTGCCGGTCCACCAGTGGTCATGAATCCCATAAGTCGCCAAAATTTCATTGTCAAGTCTCGCGCTgagtaa